The window GGTGCTGATGGCATCTCTCGACACGCGCCGTCCCGCCGCACAGGAACAGCTTCGCCAGCTCGGCGTGCAGACCGGCGTCGACACGCTGCCCATTATCGCAGGCCAGTCGCCGACCGATATCGCCGCGCGTGCCGTGCAGGCTGCAAAACTCGGCGGCCATGACGTCGTCATTCTCGACACCGCCGGCCGTACCCATATCGACGAACCCTTGATGCTGGAAATGGCCGACATCAAGAAGAAGTCCAACCCGCATGAAATCCTGCTGGTCGCGGATTCGCTGACCGGTCAGGACGCCGTCAATCTGGCGCGCAATTTCGATGAGCGCGTCGGCATCACCGGCCTCGTGCTCACCCGTATGGATGGCGACGGACGCGGCGGCGCGGCCCTCTCCATGCGCGCCGTCACCGGCAAGCCGATTAAGCTGATCGGTATCGGCGAGCGCATGAACGAACTCGACGAGTTCCATCCGCGCCGTATCGCCGACCGTATTCTCGGCATGGGCGACATCGTCTCGCTGGTCGAAAAGGCCGCCGAAAACATCGATGCGGAAAAAGCCCGCGCCATGGCCGAGAAAATGGCCAAGGGCAAGTTCGACCTCAACGATCTCGCCGACCAGCTTGGCCAGATGAAGAAGATGGGCGGCATGGGCGGCATCATGGGGCTGATGCCCGGCATGGCCGGCATGAAGGACAAGATGGCTTCGGCCGGTATGAACGACAAGATGTTCGATCGCCAGATCGCCATCATCTCCTCCATGACCAAGGCGGAACGCGCCAATCCCGATATTCTGAAGCACAGCCGCAAGAAGCGCATTGCCGCCGGTTCCGGCACGGATGCCGCTGAAATCAACAAGCTTCTGAAGATGCATCGCGGCATGGCCGACATGATGAAGGCCATGGGCGGCAAGGGCAAAGGCGGCATCATGAAGCAGATGATGGGCGGCCTTGCCGGCAAGATGGGCCTCGGTGGCCTTGGCGGCGGCATGCCTGATCTGTCGAATATCGATCCGAAGCAGCTCGAGGCGCTCCAGAAACAGGCGGAAGCAGCCGGTCTCGGCAAGCCGGGCGCAATGCCCGGTCTTGGCGGTCTGCCGGGCGGATTGCCGGGTCTGGGTGGCGCCAAGCTGCCCGGTCTTGGCGGCATGCCGGGCCTGCCCGGCTTTCCGAAAAAGAAGTGAGGGGGACACCAGTGAACAATGCAGAGGTGAAAGCCCAGCTTTCCGAATACCGCCAGTCGATCGACAATATCGATGCCGCACTGGTTCACATTCTTGCCGAACGTTTCCGCTGTACCAAGGCGGTGGGCGTGCTGAAGGCAAAGTACAATTTGCCGCCGGCCGACCCGGCGCGCGAGGAATACCAGATCGAACGCCTTCGCCGCCTGGCGAAGGATGCCAATCTGGACCCGGATTTCGCCGAGAAGTTCTTGAACTTCATCATCAAGGAAGTCATCCGGCATCATGAAGCAATCGCCGCCGAACATGGCGGCACCGAAAAGACCGCCTGAACGGCGGACAAGCCATCCTAAGGAGTAAATAACATGGCACTGAAAATTCGTCTCGCACGCGGTGGCTCCAAGAAGCGCCCGTATTACCAGATCGTCGTTGCTGACGCCCGTTCGCCCCGCGACGGCCGTTTCCTCGAGAAGGTCGGTTCCTGGAACCCGATGCTCGGCAAGGACAACCCGCAGCGCGTTGAGCTGAAGGCTGACCTCATCAAGGAATGGATCGCCAAGGGCGCACAGCCGACCGACCGCGTTCTGCGCTTCCTCGCTGAAGCCGGTCTTGCCGAGCGCGCCGCTCGCAGCAACCCGGAAAAGGCAAAGCCGGGCAAGCGCGCTCTGGAACGCGTTGCTGAAAAGAAGCAGAAGGCTGAAGATGCAGCCGCTGCTGCTGCGGAAGCCTCTGCTGCAGAATAATCTGCACGGAAACTTTTGAAGAACGGGTGGCGTGGTTTTCCATGCCGCCCGTTTTTTGTTTATTTTGGCGTCAACAAACCTTAAAGCTGACGCAACCAACACCAGAAGACGGACGGCCCGATGGCAAAGCTGGAAAACCCGGTACTCATGGCAAAGATCGGCGGCGCACAGGGCCTGCGCGGCGAAGTCCGTGTCAGCACCTATACGGCCGATCCGATGGCGCTCGGCGATTATGGCAATCTGGTTACCGCCGATGGCCGCATCTTCGAAATTCTGGAAGTCCGCGAGGGCAAGAATGTCGTCGTTGTTCGTTTCAGGGGAATCAATGACCGCAATGCGGCGGAGAGCCTGAACGGTCTGGAACTTTTCGTCGACCGCGACAATCTGCCTGACGACGAGCTTGACGATGACGAGTTTTATTATGCCGATCTCGAAGGGCTGGAGGCCGTCGATGCGGAAGGCAAAAGTTATGGCGCCGTCAGCGCCGTCTATGATTTCGGCGCAGGTGATCTGCTGGAGCTGAAAGGTGCAGGCCGTCGCCCTGCCCTCATTCCCTTTTCGGAAGCAGCCGTGCTGGAAATCGACCTCGAAGCCGGTCGCATTCTCATCGATCCGATGGCCGCCGGCCTGATCGATAATCCTGACGACAAGGACGAAACCGGCGCATCGCCGTTCGGCAAGAAATAAAGTCATGACCTTCAAGGCTACCGTTCTGACGCTCTACCCGGAAATGTTTCCGGGGCATCTCGGATATTCTCTGGCGGGCAAGGCGCTCGAGCGGGGACAATGGTCGCTGGACGCCGTACAGATCCGCGAATTCGCCACCGACAAACACAGAAGCGTCGATGACACCCCGGCAGGCGGCGGCGCCGGCATGGTGCTGAAGCCCGATGTGCTGGCAGCCGCCATCGACCATGTTTCGGATGGCGACGCACGCCCGCGCCTGCTGATGAGCCCGCGCGGCAAGCCGCTGTCCCAGAACCGCGTGCGCGAACTGGCAGCGGGTGAAGGTGCAATCATCGTCTGCGGTCGCTTCGAAGGTGTCGACCAGCGGGTGATAGAGGCGCGCGGGCTGGAGGAAGTGTCGATCGGCGATTACATCCTCTCCGGCGGCGAGCCGGCGGCGCTGACGCTTCTTGATGCCGTCGTCCGTATCCTGCCGGGCGTCATGGGCAACGATCTTTCCGGCGTGCATGAAAGCTTCGAGGGCGGGCTACTGGAACATCCGCATTATACCCGCCCGCAGGCCTGGGAAGGCCGCGATATTCCGGCCGTCCTCACTTCCGGTAACCACGCCGTCATCGACAAATGGCGGCACGAGCAGGCGCTGGCTCTGACGAAAGAAAGACGCCCCGACCTTCTTGAGAAGGCTCAGGCCGAGAAGAAATAATAGGCGGTCAGCACCAGCCCGACCGCAATCACCAGCCAGCGGATGATCCATTGCGGCACGCGCCGTGCCGTATGCACCCCCGCATAGCCGCCAAGTGCGGCCGCGGGGAACATGATAAGCGCTGCCCACCAGGACACAACGCCACCGCTGACGAAGATCGTGATTGCAATGACGGCAATCACGACTGACAGCAGGTTCTTCAGCGCGTTCAGATGATGATAGCTGCCGCCCGAGGTTATTCCGAGGATGGCCAGCATCATGATGCCCATGCCGGCGCCGAAAAAGCCGCCATAGATGGAAGCAAGCCCCTGAAAGACAAGGCTCGGCA is drawn from Agrobacterium tumefaciens and contains these coding sequences:
- a CDS encoding chorismate mutase produces the protein MNNAEVKAQLSEYRQSIDNIDAALVHILAERFRCTKAVGVLKAKYNLPPADPAREEYQIERLRRLAKDANLDPDFAEKFLNFIIKEVIRHHEAIAAEHGGTEKTA
- the ffh gene encoding signal recognition particle protein, whose product is MFENLQDRLGSILNGLTGRGALTEADVAAALREVRRALLEADVALEVVRSFTDRVREKAVGAAVLKSIKPGQMVVKIVHDELVEMLGTEGVSIDLHAAAPVVIMMVGLQGSGKTTTTGKIAKRLTDREKKKVLMASLDTRRPAAQEQLRQLGVQTGVDTLPIIAGQSPTDIAARAVQAAKLGGHDVVILDTAGRTHIDEPLMLEMADIKKKSNPHEILLVADSLTGQDAVNLARNFDERVGITGLVLTRMDGDGRGGAALSMRAVTGKPIKLIGIGERMNELDEFHPRRIADRILGMGDIVSLVEKAAENIDAEKARAMAEKMAKGKFDLNDLADQLGQMKKMGGMGGIMGLMPGMAGMKDKMASAGMNDKMFDRQIAIISSMTKAERANPDILKHSRKKRIAAGSGTDAAEINKLLKMHRGMADMMKAMGGKGKGGIMKQMMGGLAGKMGLGGLGGGMPDLSNIDPKQLEALQKQAEAAGLGKPGAMPGLGGLPGGLPGLGGAKLPGLGGMPGLPGFPKKK
- the rpsP gene encoding 30S ribosomal protein S16 encodes the protein MALKIRLARGGSKKRPYYQIVVADARSPRDGRFLEKVGSWNPMLGKDNPQRVELKADLIKEWIAKGAQPTDRVLRFLAEAGLAERAARSNPEKAKPGKRALERVAEKKQKAEDAAAAAAEASAAE
- the rimM gene encoding ribosome maturation factor RimM, whose protein sequence is MAKLENPVLMAKIGGAQGLRGEVRVSTYTADPMALGDYGNLVTADGRIFEILEVREGKNVVVVRFRGINDRNAAESLNGLELFVDRDNLPDDELDDDEFYYADLEGLEAVDAEGKSYGAVSAVYDFGAGDLLELKGAGRRPALIPFSEAAVLEIDLEAGRILIDPMAAGLIDNPDDKDETGASPFGKK
- the trmD gene encoding tRNA (guanosine(37)-N1)-methyltransferase TrmD is translated as MTFKATVLTLYPEMFPGHLGYSLAGKALERGQWSLDAVQIREFATDKHRSVDDTPAGGGAGMVLKPDVLAAAIDHVSDGDARPRLLMSPRGKPLSQNRVRELAAGEGAIIVCGRFEGVDQRVIEARGLEEVSIGDYILSGGEPAALTLLDAVVRILPGVMGNDLSGVHESFEGGLLEHPHYTRPQAWEGRDIPAVLTSGNHAVIDKWRHEQALALTKERRPDLLEKAQAEKK